The segment GGCCGACCTGCCGGCGATCGCCGGCGCGGTTCGCCACGCGACGGGTGAGGACCCCGACGTCAACCTCGAACAGATGCGGGTCGCGGTCCGCGCGCGGGAGGGGACGCGGACGCTGCGGGCCGCCGTGCGGGCGCTGGACGACGCCAACGTCGACGTCGCCGACATCGCGTTGCACCGACCCAGCCTGGACGACGTCTTCCTGAGTCTGACCGGCCAGGAGGAACGGCGCACGCTCGGAGGTGTGGCATGACGGTCCTGACGCACCCGCGCGAGGACACGGGCGAGGCGGAGCCGTGGTTCACCCGTCTGGCCTGGGGGGCGACCGACACCTGGGTGGTCACCCGACGTCATCTGCTGCACCTCGCGCGCAAGCCCGACGAGGTGGCGGGGACGTTGATGATCCCCGTGCTCGCGGTCCTGTTGTTCGGCTTCGTCTTCGGTGAGGCGATGGGCGCCGCGTTGACCCTCCCCGACGGGGACTACCGCGAGTTCCTGATGCCGGGACTGTTCGCGTTGACCATGGCGTTCGGGATCGGCAACACGACGATCGCGGTGGTGTCCGACACCCAGCGCGGCGTGGTGGACCGGTTCCGGTCCCTGCCGATGTCCTCCTCGGCGGTGCTCGCCGGCCGCGGGCTGGCCGACGTCATGATGGCCGTGGTCGACCTCGCGATCCTCGTCGGTATGGGCATACTCGTGGGGTGGCAGGTGCGCGGTGACCCGCTGTCGGCGCTCGCCGCGTTGGGCCTGCTGTTGCTGCTCCGGTTGGCGTTCAGTTGGATCGGCATCTACCTGGGGTTGTTGCTGGCCAGTCCCGAGGCCGCCATGAAGTACTTCTCGCTCGTCTTCCCGCTGGCGATGGTCGCCGACACCTTCGTCCCCACCGACATGATGCCGAGCTGGCTGGCCCCGCTGGCGGAGTGGAACCCGCTGAGCGCGACGGTGATCGCGACCCGGGAGCTGTTCGGGAACCCCTCGATCACCGGGGACTCCTTCGTCGCGCAGAACGCGCTGCTGCTGGCCGTGGTGTGGCCCCTGGTGCTGATGGCGGTGTTCGTGCCCCTCGCGGCGCGCCGCTTCCGCCGGCTGAGTGGGTGAGCCGAGGCGGGATGGAACGACGGTCGTGACTCTCCGCGGGGGCGGGCGTCACGACCGTCACTGGTGGCCGCGGCGGCGGGCGTGGCCACTCCCGGGCTCAGGCTTGCGGGTCGGTGGGGTGCGTGCCGGTGTCGACGGTGAGTTCCCCCAGGGTGCTGGACAGACGCGCCACCGCGCCGTAGGTTCGCCGCTGTCGATCCTGGTACTCCCCCGCCTGCGGTGTCCACAGCCAGGTGCAGGCGGCGCGATAGGGGTCGAAGAGCACGTACAGCGGGATCCCGGCCGTGGCGTGGAAGCCCGCCTTGTCCTCGTAGTCGTGGCGAACGCTGCTGGGCGAGACGACCTCGATCGCGATCTCGATCAGATCCGGTGGGTACTCCGCGAGGTTCTTGGCCTCCTCCGCCGCGGGAATCAACGCCAGGTCGGGGCAGAGTTCGCTGTCGAGCTCGACGGAGGGAACCCGGACGTCGCTCACGAACTCCCATCCCGCGTCCAACTGGCCCGCCAACGCGTTCCACACCAGCCGCAGTGTCTTGTTGTGCACCGGCCGGACCGGCTTCATCATGATGCCGCCCCGCAGGATCTCGACCTTGTAGCCGCCGATCTCCTCGCCGAGGTTCCGCACCGTCGACCGCGCACCGTCGAGTGCCGAGGACATGGCACCACCTCCGGTTCTCACGCCGGGTCCGGACGGGCGTCGCGGCCGGTCGATCCGCCGATCCCGCACGGGACCGGCGGTGCGTGGACGGCGGGGCTCCTCAGGGAGAAGGGACGCGTCGGCTCCCGTCACCCACCGATCGCGGACATCGGGCGGGCCGGCTGCAGGAAGCTGGGGTCGTTGATGCCGTGTCCGGGGAGTTTGGTGGCCACGGCGGCGCGCCACCGTTCGGCGAGTTCCTCGTCGGAGGCTCCGTCGCGCATCGGACCGCGCAGGTCGGACTCGTCGCGGGCGAACAGGCAGTTGCGGACCTGACCGTCGGCGGTGAGCCGAACCCGGTCGCACGCACCGCAGAAGGGGCGGGTCACCGACCCGATCACCCCCACGCGGTGCGGCCCGCCGTCCACGAGGAACGTCTCCGCGGGGGCGCTGCCGCGCTCCTCGTCGTCCGCCGGCCGCAGGTCGAACGCCGCCCCGAGCCGGTCCAGGATCTCGTCGGCGGTCACCATGGTGTCGCGCCGCCAGCCGTGCTGGGCGTCCAACGGCATCTGTTCGATGAACCGGAGTTCGTAGCCCCGGTCCAGGCAGTAGCGCAGCAGGTCCACGGCTTCGTCGTCGTTGACGTCGCGCATCAGTACCGCGTTGACCTTGACGGGCGTGAGTCCCGCGTCGGCGGCGCCGGCCAGACCGTCCAGGACGTCGCTGAGACGGTCCCTGCGGGCCAGGTCCTTGAAGACGTCCGGCTTGAGAGTGTCCAGGGAGACGTTCACCCGGTCCAGGCCCGCCTCCGCCAGCGCCGGGGCGAAGCGGGCGAGGCCGATCCCGTTGGTGGTGAGCGCGGTCTTGGGCCGGGGCTCCAGCGCGCTGGCCGCGGCGATGATCCCGGGCAGGCCCTTGCGCAGCAACGGTTCGCCGCCGGTGAAGCGCACCTCGGTGATCCCGAGCATCGTGACCCCGACGCGCAGCAACCGGCCCAGTTCGTCGTCGGTCAACAGCTCCGGCTTGGGCAGCCACTCCAGGCCCTCGGCGGGCATGCAGTAGGTACACCGGAGGTTGCACCGATCGGTGAGTGAGACCCGCAGGTCGGTGGCGACTCTTCCATAGGAGTCGGCGAGCACTGACCCCACCTCCCTCACGACATGGTCCAGCTGACCGGAATTCTCCAGTCCCCCAACCCTAAAAGATCGTGGGAGCCCTGCGCCACCAGGCGGTACCGTCCGGCCTGGGCGGACGCTCTCGGCGTCGTCCGCGTGAGTCTGCGCACCCGCATTAGTGGAGTTGCTCCCAGCGCGTCACGCCTTATGATCGTCGGAGCCGTTCCGGTGGTCCTCTCCAACCCCGAAAGACGTCTCTATTGTGATGTCCAGAGACCGCCATGCCTCCGCACAATCCCGGTAGCGTTAGGGAAACCGGCACGACACGCGTCGGTAACTCTGGGTAAACAGACGACTTCTGCGCAGTCCAGGACTAACGTAACCGGAAATCGCGGACATGCATCGGGGGGTGCGGAGTCCGGATCCGGCGCTCAGACTCCGGATGGGGAATTTCCGTACGAAGGTGTAAGGGGGTGAGCCGCGTGCCTGGGCGGATCGAGGACTACGCGCTCATTGGCGACATGCAGACCGCCGCGCTCGTGAGCCGGGACGGTTCCGTGGATTGGCTGTGTCTGCCGTACTTCGACTCCCCGGCGTGTTTCACCGCCCTGCTGGGGGACGAACAGAACGGAAACTGGTGGATCCGACCGGCCGCGGCCGAGCCGCACGCCACGCGCCGCCGTTACCGGCAGGACACACTGATCCTGGAGACCGAGTGGGAGGTACCCGAGGGAGCGGTCCGGGTCATCGACTTCATGCCACCCCGCACCGACTCACCGCACCTGGTGCGGATCGTCGAGGGGCTGCGCGGAACCGTGCGGATGAACACGGCGCTGCGGCTGCGGTTCGACTACGGCAGTGTGGTGCCGTGGATCCACCGGGACGGCAATGAGGTCGTCGCGGTCGCGGGACCGGACTCGGTCTGGGTCAGCTCACCGGTACCGATGGAGGGGCACAACTTCTCCCACGACGCCACCTTCACCGTGAGCGCCGGCCAGCGGGTTCCCTTCGTGCTCACCTGGCATCCGTCGCACGAGACGGAGTCGGCGCACCTCGACGCCGAGAAGTCCCTGAGTCGCACCGAGCGGTTCTGGCGTAACTGGGTGGAGACCTGCACCTACGACGACCAGTACCGCGAGCCCGTCATCCGGTCCCTCATCACCTTGAAGGCGTTGACGTTCAGCCCCACCGGCGGCATCGTGGCCGCGCCCACCGCCTCCCTGCCCGAGGAGATCGGCGGGGTGCGCAACTGGGACTACCGCTACTGCTGGCTGCGGGACGCGACCATCACCCTCGAGGCGTTGATGCGCAGCGGCTACACCGCCGAGGCGCGGGAGTGGCGCGAGTGGCTGGTACGCGCCGTGGCGGGCGAACCACAGCACATGCAGATCATGTACGGCATCCGCGGCGAACGTCGACTGTCGGAGTGGACGGCCGACTGGCTCCCCGGATACGAGAACTCCCGCCCCGTCCGCATCGGCAACGCCGCCGTGGGCCAGCACCAGCTCGACGTGTACGGCGAGGTGATGGACTCCCTGCACCTGGCCCGGCGATCGGGCCTGCAGGGCGAGGAGCACATCTGGGGCGTCCAACGGTCCCTGGTGAACTACCTGGAATGGTGCTGGGACGAGCCGGACGAGGGCCTGTGGGAGGTGCGGGGTCCGCGCCAGCAGTTCGTCCACTCCAAGGTGATGGCGTGGGTCGCCGCGGACCGCGCGGTGCGGATGATCGAGGAGTTCGGCAAGGAGGGACCCGTCGAACGGTGGCGCGCGCTCCGCGACACCATTCATGCCGAGGTCTGTGAGTACGGCTTCGACCAGCAACGCAACACCTTCACGCAGTACTACGGAAGCAAGGAACTCGACGCCTCGCTCCTGCTCATTCCGGAGGTCGGGTTCCTTCCCTACGACGACCCCCGGGTGGTCGGCACGATCGAGGCGATCCAGCGGGACCTCATGGACGACGGGTTCGTGTTGCGCTACCACACGGCCGGGGACGACTCCGTCGACGGGCTTCCCGGGCAGGAGGGCGCGTTCCTCGCGTGCAGCTTCTGGCTCGCCAACGCGCTGTTGTCCATCGGTCGGGTGGGCGAGGCGCGGGAGCTGTTCCACCGACTGCTGTCCCTGCGCAACGACGTCGGGCTCCTCGCGGAGGAGTACGACCCGCACGGCAAGCGGCAGGTCGGCAACTTCCCCCAGGCGTTCAGCCACGTCCCTCTGGTGACCACCGCGCTCAACCTCTCGCGTCACGACGGCATGCGGCGCGGCGAGACCGACTAGCCGGTCGTTCCCGACAGCGGCGGTCCCCTCCCGGGGGCCGCCGCTGTTTCGGTGTGCCCGCCCCGTCCGTGGACGAGGCGCGGACCGCGGGCCCCAGCGGTCCCGGACCCGGATCCCGGTCTGTGGAGACAATCCGCACCACGTCGCCGGTTGACTCCCACCCGCCACAGGTGCAAATTAATCGCAGATGCGAATTATTTGCAGGAACGGACCTCGGGAAGGGTGACGACGCTGGCGACCACCGTGAACAGGAGTACCGGCGACCAAGAGTCGACCGAGCCCCGGGACGACCTCGGGTACTCCGCACAACGCCGCCGCACCGCCCTGTGGGTGACCTGCCTGACGCTCGTGCTTGGCCTCAGCGTCGTCCTCGCCGTCGGCATCGGCCCCGTACGAGTGGCGCCGGGGACGGTGGCCCGCATCATCGGGCACAACGTCATCGGATGGCCCGGCGACGTCACCTGGACCGCGTCCGAGGCGTCGATCGCCTGGGACGTGCGGCTCCCCCGTGTGCTCCTCGGGGCGGCCGTCGGTTCCGGCCTCGCCGTCAGCGGTCTGGCGCTGCAGGCGATGGTGCGCAACATGCTGGCGGACCCCTACATCCTCGGCGTCACCTCCGGCGCCTCGACCGGCGCCGCCGGTGCGATCCTGTTCGGGTTCGGCGCCGGGTTCGGGGAAAACGCCCTGTCGGCCAGCGCGTTCCTCGGCGCGTTGGGCGCCTCGGTGCTCGTGTTCTTCGTAGCCCGCGCCGGAGGGCGGATCACCTCACTACGGTTGCTGATGGCGGGCGTCGCGGTCGGCTACGCCCTATACGCCGCCACCAGTTTCCTGATCTTCGCCGCCGACTCGGCCGAGGGAGCACGCTCGGTGCTCTTCTGGCTCCTCGGCTCGCTGGGGCTGGCACGGTGGTCGGGCCCACTGGCCGTCGTCCTCGTGGTCGTGTGCGTGACCGTGCTGGCGATGATGCTGTGGAGCCGCCAGTTGGACGCGTTGGCCATCGGTGACGAGACCGCACGCGTTGGGCGTCCGACCCACCCGCTTTCGGGTCGGCATGCTCGCCCTGGTCTCGCTGTGCGTCGGCTCGGTCGTGGCCGCCGCCGGCGGCATCGGCTTCGTCGGTCTCGTGATTCCCCACCTCGCCCGCCGCCTCGTCGGCGCGGCACACACCCGGGTCGTCCCGGTCGCCGCCCTGGTCGGCGCGATCTTCCTGGTGTGGGCCGACGTCGTGGCGCGGGTCGCCCTCATCCCGCGGGAGCTGCCGATCGGGATCATCACGGCGCTCGTCGGCGCCCCCTTCCTGCTCCTGCTGGTCCGCCGATTCCACTCCGCGACCCATTGACAGCCCCCCACGACCCGAAAAAGGACGGGAATGCCCCGCTCACTGAGACTTCCGCTGTGTGTGGCGACGCTGACCCTGGCGGCGAGCGCCTGCGGCGGCGGCACCACCTCCACCGACGCGGCCGCGGGGGATCCGGTGACCGTCGACAACTGCGGCACCGAACTCAGCTTCGGGACCCCTCCCGAGCGGGTCATCCTGTTGGAGAGCGCTCCGGTGTCCGCGCTGTCGGCACTCGGAGTACTCGACTCGGTGGTGCTCCGCGCGGGCGCCTACCCCGAGGAGTACTACGACGACGCGACCAACCAGACGATCCAGGACACCGCCTCCCTGGGCGACGACCTGGACGAGAGCGGGCACCTGGAGATCTCCCAGGAGGTGATCATCGCGGAGGACCCCGATCTGGTGATGGGGCTTCCCGACGGGATCACCCGTGAGTCGCTGGACTCGGTGGGCATCCCCGCCCTCGTCCATCCGGTCTACTGCCCCGAGGGGGTGGAACCGGCGCGGTTCGACGACGTGTACGACCAGGTGGAGAGCTACGGCCGGATCTTCGACCGCGCCGATGAGGCCGACGAGGTCGTCACCTCCCTGCGGGAGCGGGTGGAGACGATCGAGCGCCAGGCCGCCGACGAACCGGAGCGCACCGCCGCCGTCCTGTTCCCCACCGTGGGTGGCGGCACCACCTACGCCTACGGCAGTCACAGCATGGCCGACCCGCAGCTCGCCGCCGCCGGCCTGACCAACGTGTTCGGCGACGTCGAGGAACGCGTCTTCGAGGTCGCCACGGAGACCCTGGTCGACCTGGACCCCGACGTGCTCGTGCTCCTCCACGTCGACGGTGACCCCGAGCCGGTGCGCCAGGCCATGGTCGACCTCCCGGGCGCCGACAGCATCACCGCCGTCCAGGAGGACGCCATCCACGTCCAACTGTTCAACTTCACCGAGCCGCCCACGCCGCTCGCGGTGGACGGCCTGGAACGCATCGCCGAGGAGTTCGGGACGGACCAATGATCACCGCAGCGGGAATCTCGTTCGCGTTCGGGACCGCCCCCGTCCTGGAGGGTGTCGACATCGAGGCGCGTCCCGGACGCGTGGTGGGCCTCATCGGTCCCAACGGCAGCGGCAAGACCACCCTGCTGCGCACCCTCTACGCCGCGCTGCGTCCCCGTGCCGGCATGGTCACACTGGACGAGGCCCCCGTGGCGGACGTTCCCCCTCGGGAGGTCGCCCGTCGCCTCGCCGTCGTGGCGCAGGAGGGCACAGGGGAGCTGCCCCTGTCCGTGACCGACCTCGTCCTCCTGGGGCGTACGCCGCACCTGTCCACCTTCCAGCGGACCGGCGCGGAGGACCACGCGATCGCGGCGTCCGCGCTGCGCCGGGTGGGGGCCCGGCACCTGGCGGACCGCGTCTTCTCCGGCCTGTCTGGCGGTGAGAAGCAGCGGGTGCTGATCGCGCGGGCGCTCGCCCAACAGGCCGACCACCTCCTCCTGGACGAACCAACGAATCACCTGGACATCCGCTACCAACACGAGGTGCTGGACATCGTGCGCGGACTGGGTGTCACCACCGTCGTGGTGTTGCACGACCTGAACCTCGCCGCGCGGTACTGCGACGACCTCGTGCTGTTGCACGAGGGCCGCGTCAGCGCCGCCGGAGCGCCCGCCGACGTGTTGTCCCCCGAGGTCCTCGAACCCGTCTACCGCATCGGGGTGGAGCAGGTCCGCACCGGCGACGAACTCCACCTGCTCTTCCGCCCACTGCGCCACGACGCGGCCGTCGAGAAGAGCGCCTGAACGACCCACCACCCACGCCGACCCCACACGAACGAGGAACGGATGCCCCACCCCACTCCCCGACCCTGGTCCGCCTCCGAGGCCTCGGACGAGGCGGTGAGCTCCGAGTACGCTCAGTCGAACATCACCGGGTACTGGGACCACCGCGCTGAGTCCTACGACGCCTTCCAGACCCGGCGGCTGCGCAACGACGAGATCCGACGGGCCTGGCTGTCGGTCTGGGCACGACACCTTCCCGCCTCCCCCGCGCGGATCCTCGACGCCGGGACCGGTCCGGGCCACATGGCGCGCCTCCTCACCGAACTGGGCCACTCCGTGATCGGAATCGATGCCTCCCAAGGGATGATCGACCGCGCGCGTGCGCACGCGCGGGTACACAGCGCGCCCACGGGAACGAGTCCGGAGTACCTCCGCGCCGACGCCGTCGCTCCGGACTTCCCGCCCAACAGCTTCGACGTGGTGACGAGCCGCTACGTCCTGTGGACCCTGCGTACGCCCGAGGAAGCGCTCGCGAACTGGCTCCGACTCCTGCGCCCCGGAGGTCGACTCGTGTGTGTCGACAGCACCTGGTTCCCCGACGGCGTCCGCGCCGGTGGCACCGGCGACGCGTCGTTCCGTTCCCGCTACGACGACCAGGTCCTGGCCCGGCTGCCTCTGGCCGAGTCCGACACCATCGAGGACACCGCTGCCGCCGTCCGACGCGCCGGCTTTGCCGCGACCACCGTGACTCCCCTGCCGGAACTGCTGGAGCTGGACCACCGCCACGGGGTCGCCAGGGACCACGAGCCTCGGATCCAGTTCGTCGTCTCCGCCCGGCGTGACCGAACCGCACCGCCTGTCACTCAGCGGCAGTAGGGTGCTGCCATGACATCACGGCCCCTGAACGAGCTCATGGACGAGGGTTGGGCGAAGGCCCTGGAGCCGGTCGCCGAGACGATCGGCAGGATGGGGGACTTCCTGCGCGCGGAGATCGCCGCGGGGCGCACCTACCTCCCCGCGGGCGATAACGTGCTGCGCGCGTTCCACCAGCCCTTCGACCAGGTCCGGGTCCTGCTGGTCGGCCAGGATCCCTACCCCACCCCGGGGCACGCGGTCGGCCTGAGCTTCTCGGTGGCGCCGGAGGTCCGCCCCATCCCCGGGAGTCTGCGCAACATCTTCACCGAGTACTGCGACGACCTCGGCCTCCCGCAACCCAGCAACGGCGACCTCACCCCGTGGACGGAGCGCGGTGTCCTGCTGTTGAACCGGTCCCTCTCGGTGGCACCGCGCAAGCCCAACTCCCACGCGAACAAGGGCTGGGAGGATGTCACCGACCAGGCCATCCGTGCCCTCGCCGCCCGTGGTACCCCCATGGTGTCGATCCTGTGGGGCAGCAAGGCCCGCAACCTGCGCCGCCTGATGCCCAACGTCCCGGCGGTGGAGTCCACCCACCCCAGCCCCATGTCGGCCCACAACGGCTTCTTCGGCACCCGCCCCTTCAGCCGCGCCAACGCCCTGCTCCAACAGCAGGGCGCCGACCCCATCGACTGGACCCTCCCCTAGAAGGGGCGTTCCACCATCGGGCACGGCCCAGCACCAGCGGGGAAGGGAGCAGTGGCCTCCCCACCGACGCACGGCTGTCCCGATCGTCGTGCTCCACGTCCGCGACGCGCGACTGGTGCCGAGTTCCACGCGAGAAAGTCAATTCGGGAAAAGACCACGTGTGTCCGTTATGCCGGAATTTCGAGAAGCAAAGAAATCCGACGCTTGCCAGTGGTAAGCACGCAGGTCATAAAGTGTCCGTTCCCCGCACGCGGGGATGCCCCCTCTTGCCACCGCGACGGTGACCGGGGAGTTGGGTCCGTTCCCCGCACGCGGGGATGCCCCCGCACAAGATCCTTACGCCCCGCCATACCCATCGTCCGTTCCCCGCACGCGGGGATGCCCCCCCGCCATACCCATACACCAAACCGTTCAACGGGTCCGTTCCCCGCACGCGGGGACGACCCCCAACCTCGGCCATCCCCACTGCGAGACCTGGTCGACACCACGTCGGAGGCTAACTACCCGCGCCACCAAGGAGCCATCATCCGTGGAGTTGGCATTACGCCTGTCGGCATCGCTGTTGTCTTGCGACGGCTTCGCGACACGCGACTGGCGTCGTAACCGGGTGGCGCGGCGGGCCAGGCGCGCGCAGTTGCCTGGCCCGCCGTGTTCGTGTGTGGCACCCTGTTTCGCACGCGCGTTAATTCGGGGGAGGCAGTATTGCCTGTCCGTTATGCCGGAATTTCGAGAAGTAAAGAAATCCGACGCTTGCCAGTGGTAAGTGCGCAGGTCATGAAGTGTCCGTTCCCCGCGCGCGGGGATGATCCCCGGCGAAACGCCAGCTCACGCAGATCCGCGTCGTCCGTTCCCCGCGCGCGGGGATGATCCCGCGGCCCGCATCGACTCATACCGCCGGCTGTAGTCCGTTCCCCGCGCGCGGGGATGATCCCGGTTCGGGGACGAAGCTGGTCTTCACCAACGAGTCCGTTCCCCGCGCGCGGGGATGATCCCGAGGAGAACGTTCACCGTGACCACCGCCCTGTGTCCGTTCCCCGCGCGCGGGGATGATCCGCTCTACGAGATCCTCATAGGTGATCGCCGCGGGTCCGTTCCCCGCGCGCGGGGATGATCCCGGTCGACCGAGGCGGCGAAGCATTCGATCGGCGTCCGTTCCCCGCACGCGGGGATGACCCGCACTGCGACGTGCTTCGCGCACGACCACCGCCGTCCGTTCCCCGCGCGCGGGTATGGCCCCGGGGGCTACGACAAGCCACCCATGACCAGTAGCTCCATCACGTACGTCACCACTGTCCGGAACTAGCGTCGCCCCCGCGCATTCGCACTGTAGGACCGCTGGCGCGCTTGGTGGGTGCCGCTCGGAATGTGCGCGGGCGTTCCTGGGAGCCCCGCCGCGGTACGGGCGCTGGCGCGACCACACCGCTCCGATCTGACTGTCGTGCTCCGCGCCGTGGTCGCCTGGGTGAGGGGGTCGGCCCGGTGGGGGCGCGATTGCCTGTGCTGTGGGCCGTTTTCCTATCATGGCGGCGCGCCATCGCTCCGTTGGCAGCGTCGAACCGGGGAGGACCCCGCATGTCTGGCTCACGATCCGCGCTGTCCTACGCCGAGGCGCTCCGGGTGCTCGGGGGCGGGGACTCGGCGGCCGCGGCGTTCGCGGAACGGGTCGCGGAGGGGGCGCTGGAACTGCTCGGGGTGCCCGGGTTGGGTGGGCTGCGGGGACTGATCGTCAAACACGGGCGGGAGCAGCTCGGCCGGCTCACGGGGACGCTCCGGGGCGCGGGGCGGTTGGACCGGTCCGACCGGCTCGCGGCGGCGCACGCGATCATCGTCGTCGAAGCGTACTTCGAGGCGTTGGCCGAGGACCCCCCGGAGGGGATCCCGATGGAGTTCTCCGCGGCGGAGAAGTCCGCGTTGGGCAGCGTGGAGTCCGTTCCGGACGGCCGTTCGGCATTGCTGCGCCAACTCGCCTCCGCCCCGATCCCCCTCCCGTCGCCCTCCCGTTCCCCGGAGGAGAACCGGCTCGCGGTCCAGGAGTATCTCGACACCACGTTGGTCGCGGCGACTCGCAGGTTCGTGCGGGGACTGGCGTGGTGGGACGAGGCGGACGAGACCCGTCGCGGCGCGTTGCTGGACGCGCTCGGTCGGGTCACCGGGCGGGCCATGACCCGCTACGCCGAGTCCTACCGACAGCTCGTGGCCGAGCACGCGGAGTTCGCCGCGTGGAACGCGGGTGTCGAACACGCCGCGACGCGTCACCGGGTGGAAACCGGCCTCGCCCAGCTCGGCGGGTTGCTGGCCCGCATGAGCACCGGTCCCACCGCCGGCGAGCGCCGCTCCGTGCTCGCCGCCCGCCACCGCGCCGTCCTGACTCGCCCCATCCTGGACACCCCCGAGATCCCGCGCGGGTTCGTCCTGCCGACGTTGGAGGAGAGCTACATCAACCCCCGGGGGCGCGTGGGGCAGGCCGTCCGGGACGTGCAGCCCGGTTCGGACGCGTGGGCCGAGGACAGTCCGCTCCGGGACGACATCCAGTCCGTGTTGGCGGGGGAGCTCACCGGTCCCGACGCGGTCGACCGGCCGCTGGTGCTGCTGGGCCATCCGGGGTCGGGCAAGTCACTGCTCACCCAGGTGCTCGCGGCGCGGCTTCCGGCGGAGGACTTCCTTCCCATCCGGGTCACCCTGCGCGACGTGCCGGCCGACGCACCGGTGCGGGAGCAGATCGAACACGCG is part of the Spiractinospora alimapuensis genome and harbors:
- a CDS encoding ABC transporter permease; translation: MTVLTHPREDTGEAEPWFTRLAWGATDTWVVTRRHLLHLARKPDEVAGTLMIPVLAVLLFGFVFGEAMGAALTLPDGDYREFLMPGLFALTMAFGIGNTTIAVVSDTQRGVVDRFRSLPMSSSAVLAGRGLADVMMAVVDLAILVGMGILVGWQVRGDPLSALAALGLLLLLRLAFSWIGIYLGLLLASPEAAMKYFSLVFPLAMVADTFVPTDMMPSWLAPLAEWNPLSATVIATRELFGNPSITGDSFVAQNALLLAVVWPLVLMAVFVPLAARRFRRLSG
- a CDS encoding Uma2 family endonuclease, producing the protein MSSALDGARSTVRNLGEEIGGYKVEILRGGIMMKPVRPVHNKTLRLVWNALAGQLDAGWEFVSDVRVPSVELDSELCPDLALIPAAEEAKNLAEYPPDLIEIAIEVVSPSSVRHDYEDKAGFHATAGIPLYVLFDPYRAACTWLWTPQAGEYQDRQRRTYGAVARLSSTLGELTVDTGTHPTDPQA
- the moaA gene encoding GTP 3',8-cyclase MoaA is translated as MLADSYGRVATDLRVSLTDRCNLRCTYCMPAEGLEWLPKPELLTDDELGRLLRVGVTMLGITEVRFTGGEPLLRKGLPGIIAAASALEPRPKTALTTNGIGLARFAPALAEAGLDRVNVSLDTLKPDVFKDLARRDRLSDVLDGLAGAADAGLTPVKVNAVLMRDVNDDEAVDLLRYCLDRGYELRFIEQMPLDAQHGWRRDTMVTADEILDRLGAAFDLRPADDEERGSAPAETFLVDGGPHRVGVIGSVTRPFCGACDRVRLTADGQVRNCLFARDESDLRGPMRDGASDEELAERWRAAVATKLPGHGINDPSFLQPARPMSAIGG
- a CDS encoding glycoside hydrolase family 15 protein, which codes for MPGRIEDYALIGDMQTAALVSRDGSVDWLCLPYFDSPACFTALLGDEQNGNWWIRPAAAEPHATRRRYRQDTLILETEWEVPEGAVRVIDFMPPRTDSPHLVRIVEGLRGTVRMNTALRLRFDYGSVVPWIHRDGNEVVAVAGPDSVWVSSPVPMEGHNFSHDATFTVSAGQRVPFVLTWHPSHETESAHLDAEKSLSRTERFWRNWVETCTYDDQYREPVIRSLITLKALTFSPTGGIVAAPTASLPEEIGGVRNWDYRYCWLRDATITLEALMRSGYTAEAREWREWLVRAVAGEPQHMQIMYGIRGERRLSEWTADWLPGYENSRPVRIGNAAVGQHQLDVYGEVMDSLHLARRSGLQGEEHIWGVQRSLVNYLEWCWDEPDEGLWEVRGPRQQFVHSKVMAWVAADRAVRMIEEFGKEGPVERWRALRDTIHAEVCEYGFDQQRNTFTQYYGSKELDASLLLIPEVGFLPYDDPRVVGTIEAIQRDLMDDGFVLRYHTAGDDSVDGLPGQEGAFLACSFWLANALLSIGRVGEARELFHRLLSLRNDVGLLAEEYDPHGKRQVGNFPQAFSHVPLVTTALNLSRHDGMRRGETD
- a CDS encoding ABC transporter substrate-binding protein, with product MPRSLRLPLCVATLTLAASACGGGTTSTDAAAGDPVTVDNCGTELSFGTPPERVILLESAPVSALSALGVLDSVVLRAGAYPEEYYDDATNQTIQDTASLGDDLDESGHLEISQEVIIAEDPDLVMGLPDGITRESLDSVGIPALVHPVYCPEGVEPARFDDVYDQVESYGRIFDRADEADEVVTSLRERVETIERQAADEPERTAAVLFPTVGGGTTYAYGSHSMADPQLAAAGLTNVFGDVEERVFEVATETLVDLDPDVLVLLHVDGDPEPVRQAMVDLPGADSITAVQEDAIHVQLFNFTEPPTPLAVDGLERIAEEFGTDQ
- a CDS encoding ABC transporter ATP-binding protein, with translation MITAAGISFAFGTAPVLEGVDIEARPGRVVGLIGPNGSGKTTLLRTLYAALRPRAGMVTLDEAPVADVPPREVARRLAVVAQEGTGELPLSVTDLVLLGRTPHLSTFQRTGAEDHAIAASALRRVGARHLADRVFSGLSGGEKQRVLIARALAQQADHLLLDEPTNHLDIRYQHEVLDIVRGLGVTTVVVLHDLNLAARYCDDLVLLHEGRVSAAGAPADVLSPEVLEPVYRIGVEQVRTGDELHLLFRPLRHDAAVEKSA
- a CDS encoding class I SAM-dependent methyltransferase, producing MPHPTPRPWSASEASDEAVSSEYAQSNITGYWDHRAESYDAFQTRRLRNDEIRRAWLSVWARHLPASPARILDAGTGPGHMARLLTELGHSVIGIDASQGMIDRARAHARVHSAPTGTSPEYLRADAVAPDFPPNSFDVVTSRYVLWTLRTPEEALANWLRLLRPGGRLVCVDSTWFPDGVRAGGTGDASFRSRYDDQVLARLPLAESDTIEDTAAAVRRAGFAATTVTPLPELLELDHRHGVARDHEPRIQFVVSARRDRTAPPVTQRQ
- a CDS encoding uracil-DNA glycosylase, whose product is MTSRPLNELMDEGWAKALEPVAETIGRMGDFLRAEIAAGRTYLPAGDNVLRAFHQPFDQVRVLLVGQDPYPTPGHAVGLSFSVAPEVRPIPGSLRNIFTEYCDDLGLPQPSNGDLTPWTERGVLLLNRSLSVAPRKPNSHANKGWEDVTDQAIRALAARGTPMVSILWGSKARNLRRLMPNVPAVESTHPSPMSAHNGFFGTRPFSRANALLQQQGADPIDWTLP